The Alphaproteobacteria bacterium sequence GAGCACGTGGGTGTAGATCTGCGTCGTGGCGATGTCGGCGTGGCCGAGCATCATCTGCACGCTGCGCAGGTCGGCGCCATGCGCCAGCAGATGGCTGGCGAAGGCGTGGCGCAGCACGTGCGGCGAGACGCGGCGCGGGTCGAGATTGGCCTCGATCGCCAGCTCCTTGAGCAGCTGGCCGAAGCGCTGGCGGGTGAGGTGGCCTTCGGCGGCGCGCGAAGGGAAGAGATAGGGCGAGGACTGGTCGGGCTTGAGCGTCGCGCCACGCGCGCCCAGCCAGGCGAAGATCGCCGCGCGCGCCGGCTCGCCCAGCGGCACCAGGCGCTCCTTGTTGCCCTTGCCGCGCACGATCAGCGCGCGCGGGTCGCGCTCGACGGCGGCCAGCGGCAGGCTCACCAGCTCCGACACGCGCAGCCCGCCGGCGTAGAGCAGCTCGAGCAGCGCGGCGAGCCGCAGGCCCTCGGTCGCGTCGCGTCGGTGCGCCGCCTGGATCAGGGCGGCGACCTCGCCGGTCGACAGCACCTTGGGCAGCGGCCGGCCGAGCTTGGGCGAATCGAGCGTCGCCGAGGGATCGTCGGGGCGGCGGCCGTCGGCCAGCAGGAAACGATAGAACTGGCGGATCGCCGAGAGCCGCCGTGCCGCGGTGCCGGCGCCCATGCCGGCGTGGCGCAGGCTGGCGATGTAGGCGCGCAGCGCATCGGTGTCGGCGTCGAGCGGCCGCATCCTGCGCCGCGCCAGGAAGCCCGTCAGGTCGTCGAGGTCGCGGCCATAGGCCTGCTCGGTGTTGCGCGCCGCGCCGCGCTCGGCGACCAGCATCTCGATGAACATCTCGACCTGCGGGTCGCGCGGCGGGCCCTCGCGCGGGCGGCGGCCGCGACGATCGCGCAGCCGGGCGGGGGCACGCGGGCGGGCGGCCATGGCTACAGCCCCGCCAGGATCGCGTATTCGAGCGCGAAGGAGCGCGCCAGATCGACACGCTTGATGCGCATGAAGGCGCGCAGGATGGCCGCGACCTTCGCCGGCTCCAGGCTGGCCAGCGGCGTCGATCCGGCCAGCGCGGCGGCCCGGCAGATCGTCTCGGCGAAGCGCTCGGCCTGCGCGGCGGCGAGCAGCGCGGCGATCGCCGGATCGGATGTGTCCTCGGCGGCGCTGGGCGCGAGCGAGGCCAGTGCGTCGCGCGAGGCCGCGTTCATCGCCGACAGCACCGCATGCAGGGTCGGCGCGGTGCGCGGGCGCAGCGCGGCGCGGCGCTGCATCAGCTCGGGATCGAGCGGCACGCGGTTGCCGAGCCCGGC is a genomic window containing:
- the xerD gene encoding site-specific tyrosine recombinase XerD; this translates as MAARPRAPARLRDRRGRRPREGPPRDPQVEMFIEMLVAERGAARNTEQAYGRDLDDLTGFLARRRMRPLDADTDALRAYIASLRHAGMGAGTAARRLSAIRQFYRFLLADGRRPDDPSATLDSPKLGRPLPKVLSTGEVAALIQAAHRRDATEGLRLAALLELLYAGGLRVSELVSLPLAAVERDPRALIVRGKGNKERLVPLGEPARAAIFAWLGARGATLKPDQSSPYLFPSRAAEGHLTRQRFGQLLKELAIEANLDPRRVSPHVLRHAFASHLLAHGADLRSVQMMLGHADIATTQIYTHVLDEKLKALVQDHHPLAGGGTPDKE